One segment of Phaeacidiphilus oryzae TH49 DNA contains the following:
- a CDS encoding SDR family NAD(P)-dependent oxidoreductase, which yields MTEPNTAPLDTASLSTAPLITTPFTAKSTADEVAEGVDLAGKRVIVTGASSGLGTETARVLASIGAEVTLAVRDTAAGEAVAAAITESTGNKDLRVARLDLADPSSVAEFTAAWEGPLHVLVSNAGVMALPELQRTPEGWETQFAVNHLGHFALAVGLRPALAAAGGARVVSLSSSGHLFSPVVFGDIHFAFRAYEPYLAYGQSKTADILFAVGAAARWADDGIAVNAVAPGSVPTRLGRHMARPSGVTVQEGLRKTVGQGAATQVLAAVSPLLDGVSGRYFADCAEARPLDRMPSLNPVTAEFMNGVAPYALDEGEADRLWAESARMTGLRG from the coding sequence ATGACCGAACCCAACACCGCACCGCTCGACACCGCATCGCTCAGCACCGCACCGCTCATCACCACGCCGTTCACCGCGAAGTCCACCGCCGACGAGGTCGCCGAAGGGGTCGACCTGGCCGGGAAGCGGGTGATCGTCACCGGCGCCTCCTCCGGGCTCGGCACCGAGACCGCCCGGGTGCTGGCCTCCATCGGGGCCGAGGTCACCCTGGCCGTGCGGGACACCGCGGCGGGCGAGGCGGTCGCCGCCGCGATCACCGAGTCCACCGGGAACAAGGACCTCCGGGTGGCCCGGCTCGACCTGGCCGACCCCTCGTCGGTGGCGGAGTTCACCGCCGCCTGGGAGGGGCCCCTCCACGTGCTGGTCTCCAACGCCGGCGTGATGGCGCTGCCGGAGCTCCAGCGCACCCCCGAGGGCTGGGAGACCCAGTTCGCCGTCAACCACCTCGGGCACTTCGCCCTGGCCGTCGGGCTGCGCCCGGCGCTGGCGGCGGCCGGCGGGGCCCGGGTGGTCTCGCTCTCCTCCTCCGGGCACCTCTTCTCGCCGGTGGTCTTCGGCGACATCCACTTCGCCTTCCGCGCCTACGAGCCCTACCTGGCGTACGGGCAGTCCAAGACCGCCGACATCCTCTTCGCCGTCGGCGCGGCGGCCCGCTGGGCGGACGACGGGATCGCGGTCAACGCGGTCGCCCCGGGCTCGGTGCCGACCAGGCTCGGCCGGCACATGGCCCGGCCGTCCGGCGTCACCGTGCAGGAGGGGCTGCGCAAGACGGTGGGGCAGGGCGCCGCCACGCAGGTACTGGCGGCGGTGTCGCCGCTGCTCGACGGGGTCAGCGGCCGCTACTTCGCGGACTGCGCGGAGGCCCGGCCGCTTGACCGGATGCCCTCGCTGAACCCGGTCACCGCCGAGTTCATGAACGGCGTCGCGCCGTACGCCCTCGACGAGGGCGAGGCGGACCGCCTCTGGGCCGAGTCGGCCCGGATGACCGGCCTGCGCGGATAG
- a CDS encoding helix-turn-helix domain-containing protein — translation MVSDDRGPTPLGEFLRARRELVRPQDVGLPAHGRRRVPGLRREELALLAGISAEYYLRLEQGRDRHPSAQVLDALARALRLDEDAAAHLHRLGAPEGVRRRRQPSARPPERAPKGLRQLIAGWPANPAMIQGRLMDILDANPLAQALSPLYQPGNNLLRSLFLDPSSAAVHGRWERAAEGSVAALRALVGPDVDDPALAELVGELSVRSEEFRRLWARHDARPKRSGWSTIDHPQVGPLRLRHEKLPIPETDRQVLVIYHADPGSPSAERLALLASLAAGPAPEREPARPAPDPVRPDQTER, via the coding sequence ATGGTGAGCGACGACCGGGGCCCGACCCCCCTCGGCGAGTTCCTCCGGGCCCGGCGCGAGCTGGTCCGCCCGCAGGACGTCGGGCTGCCCGCACACGGCCGGCGCCGGGTGCCGGGCCTGCGCCGGGAGGAGCTGGCCCTGCTGGCCGGCATCAGCGCCGAGTACTACCTCCGGCTGGAGCAGGGCCGCGACCGCCACCCGTCGGCCCAGGTGCTGGACGCCCTGGCGCGCGCCCTGCGGCTGGACGAGGACGCCGCCGCGCATCTCCACCGCCTGGGCGCCCCGGAGGGCGTCCGCCGGCGCAGGCAGCCCTCCGCCCGCCCGCCGGAGCGCGCCCCCAAGGGCCTCCGCCAGCTGATCGCGGGCTGGCCGGCGAACCCGGCGATGATCCAGGGCCGGCTGATGGACATCCTCGACGCCAATCCGCTCGCCCAGGCGCTCTCGCCGCTCTACCAGCCCGGCAACAACCTGCTCCGCTCGCTCTTCCTCGATCCCTCCTCGGCCGCCGTCCACGGGCGCTGGGAGAGGGCCGCCGAGGGCTCGGTCGCCGCCCTGCGGGCCCTGGTCGGCCCGGACGTGGACGATCCGGCGCTGGCCGAGCTGGTGGGCGAACTCTCGGTCCGCAGCGAGGAGTTCCGCCGGCTGTGGGCCCGGCACGACGCCCGGCCCAAGCGCAGCGGGTGGAGCACCATCGACCATCCGCAGGTCGGCCCGCTGCGGCTGCGCCACGAGAAGCTGCCGATCCCGGAGACCGACCGCCAGGTGCTGGTGATCTACCACGCCGACCCCGGCAGCCCGAGCGCCGAGCGGCTGGCCCTGCTGGCCTCGCTGGCCGCCGGGCCGGCACCGGAGCGCGAACCCGCGCGCCCGGCGCCGGACCCGGTCCGGCCGGATCAGACCGAGCGCTGA
- a CDS encoding ABC transporter permease translates to MTQRQFMGFVRQPAYLIVTLIQPVIWLYLFGALFHKVVELPGFGSGSYLDYLVPGVIVMSAVSSNMWAGMATLEEIDRGTLNRFLITPVRRSALLNANVVMQAITTAVQSVIIVLLGWIGGAHYPGGATGLLVLIVASSVLGTVFGAFSNALGMLVRQRESIIGINTFLLLPLTFLSSAFMASGLMPHWMQVVARFNPVNWALEASRSAMAADPDWWSVLSHGGWLVVLAAVAIGASLRTFRSYQRSV, encoded by the coding sequence ATGACGCAGCGTCAGTTCATGGGCTTCGTCCGCCAGCCGGCGTACCTGATCGTCACCCTGATCCAGCCGGTGATCTGGCTGTACCTGTTCGGCGCGCTCTTCCACAAGGTGGTCGAGCTGCCCGGGTTCGGCTCCGGCTCGTATCTGGACTACCTGGTGCCGGGGGTGATCGTGATGAGCGCGGTCTCCTCCAACATGTGGGCCGGGATGGCCACGTTGGAGGAGATCGACCGGGGCACCCTCAACCGCTTCCTGATCACCCCGGTGCGCCGCTCGGCGCTGCTCAACGCCAATGTGGTGATGCAGGCGATCACCACCGCCGTCCAGTCGGTGATCATCGTGCTGCTGGGCTGGATCGGGGGCGCCCACTACCCGGGCGGGGCCACCGGGCTGCTGGTGCTGATCGTGGCCTCGTCGGTGCTCGGCACGGTCTTCGGGGCGTTCTCCAACGCGCTGGGGATGCTGGTCAGGCAACGGGAGTCGATCATCGGCATCAACACCTTCCTGCTGCTGCCGCTGACCTTCCTCTCCTCCGCGTTCATGGCCTCCGGCCTGATGCCGCACTGGATGCAGGTGGTCGCCCGGTTCAACCCGGTCAACTGGGCGCTGGAGGCGTCGCGTTCGGCGATGGCGGCGGACCCGGACTGGTGGTCCGTGCTCAGCCACGGCGGCTGGCTGGTGGTCCTCGCCGCGGTCGCGATCGGGGCCTCGCTGCGGACCTTCCGGTCCTATCAGCGCTCGGTCTGA
- a CDS encoding ATP-binding cassette domain-containing protein, with protein MDSAQTRHAPPAPEGAPPAIEADGLVKTYPVKGRPDGVRALDGLTVSVPAGQVFGLLGPNGAGKSTTVKVLTTLAAADSGSARVAGFDVRKEAGRVRRSIGVVAQRSGADPSATGRENLILQGRLYGMRGADARRRAGELLERFDLADAARRQVRTYSGGMQRRLDVAIGLMHRPRVLFLDEPTTGLDPEARTAMWAEIERLAGTDGLTILLTTHYLEEADRLAARLAIVDRGRIVVQGTPDELKGELRGDAVHVELRDAPEESGDPDGLRLYEALGRANGVREIVLDGRRVSARADDGASAVPAVLAELDRAGYAVAAVTVARPSLDDVYLRYAGRRYSEAEAAGPAPSSPSEPALADATAGGTR; from the coding sequence ATGGACAGCGCGCAGACACGACACGCACCCCCCGCGCCCGAGGGCGCCCCGCCGGCGATCGAGGCCGACGGACTGGTCAAGACCTACCCCGTGAAGGGCCGCCCGGACGGCGTGCGGGCGCTCGACGGGCTGACCGTCAGCGTCCCGGCCGGGCAGGTCTTCGGACTGCTCGGCCCGAACGGCGCCGGCAAGTCCACCACCGTCAAGGTGCTCACCACGCTGGCCGCGGCCGACTCCGGCAGCGCCCGGGTGGCCGGCTTCGACGTCCGGAAGGAGGCCGGGCGGGTGCGCCGGTCGATCGGCGTGGTGGCCCAGCGCTCCGGGGCAGACCCCAGCGCCACCGGCCGGGAGAACCTGATCCTGCAGGGCCGGCTGTACGGGATGCGCGGCGCCGACGCCCGGCGGCGGGCGGGTGAGCTGCTGGAGCGGTTCGACCTCGCCGACGCGGCCCGCCGCCAGGTCCGCACCTACTCCGGCGGGATGCAGCGGCGGCTGGACGTCGCGATCGGACTGATGCATCGGCCGCGGGTGCTCTTCCTGGACGAGCCGACCACCGGCCTCGACCCGGAGGCGCGGACCGCGATGTGGGCCGAGATCGAGCGGCTGGCCGGCACCGACGGCCTCACCATCCTCCTCACCACCCACTATCTGGAGGAGGCCGACCGGCTCGCCGCCCGGCTGGCGATCGTGGACCGCGGCCGGATCGTGGTCCAGGGCACCCCGGACGAGCTGAAGGGCGAACTGCGCGGCGACGCCGTCCACGTCGAACTGCGGGACGCGCCGGAGGAGTCCGGGGACCCGGACGGTCTGCGGCTGTACGAGGCACTCGGCCGGGCGAACGGGGTCCGGGAGATCGTGCTGGACGGCCGGCGGGTGAGCGCCCGCGCGGACGACGGGGCCTCCGCCGTGCCGGCGGTGCTGGCCGAACTGGACCGGGCCGGCTACGCGGTGGCCGCGGTCACCGTGGCCCGCCCCTCGCTGGACGACGTCTATCTCCGCTACGCCGGCCGGCGCTACTCGGAGGCCGAGGCGGCGGGGCCGGCGCCCTCGTCGCCGTCCGAACCGGCCCTCGCCGATGCGACCGCGGGAGGTACCCGATGA
- a CDS encoding PadR family transcriptional regulator has protein sequence MARRRRPGNPLALAVLTTVAEQPRHPYEIAQVLRERGKEYSIKINYGSLYTVVQTLERNGLIEAVGTERDGRRPERTVYGATDEGREELRDWLADWLSVHQKEYPRFESALSLMGALPPDEVRDLLEIRLRRMDAENAGIRGTITQLRGTLPRIFLLETEYALAMAEAEADWVRGLLGDFDDESLDGLAGWREYHRTGAAPKEWTELPTVKEGRRPTS, from the coding sequence ATGGCGCGCCGCAGGCGTCCCGGTAACCCGTTGGCACTCGCGGTGCTGACGACGGTCGCCGAGCAGCCCCGGCACCCGTACGAGATCGCCCAGGTGCTGCGGGAACGCGGCAAGGAGTACAGCATCAAGATCAATTACGGATCGCTGTACACCGTCGTGCAGACCCTGGAGCGGAACGGCCTGATCGAGGCCGTCGGCACCGAGCGGGACGGCCGTCGGCCCGAGCGGACCGTCTACGGCGCCACCGACGAGGGCCGCGAGGAGCTGCGGGACTGGCTCGCCGACTGGCTGAGCGTCCATCAGAAGGAGTATCCGCGCTTCGAGTCGGCGCTCTCCCTGATGGGCGCGCTGCCGCCGGACGAGGTGCGCGACCTCCTGGAGATCCGGCTGCGCCGGATGGACGCCGAGAACGCCGGGATCCGCGGCACCATCACCCAGCTGCGGGGGACCCTCCCCAGGATCTTCCTGCTGGAGACCGAGTACGCGCTGGCCATGGCCGAGGCCGAGGCCGACTGGGTGCGCGGTCTCCTGGGGGACTTCGACGACGAGAGCCTGGACGGGCTCGCCGGCTGGCGCGAGTACCACCGGACGGGCGCCGCCCCCAAGGAGTGGACGGAGCTGCCCACGGTCAAGGAGGGGCGCCGCCCCACGAGTTGA
- a CDS encoding DEAD/DEAH box helicase, giving the protein MNPSARADETPLDQGEQDYEELSPAERYRLARRRAAEQATALYAFRELYEFPLDEFQVEACEALEAGHGVLVAAPTGSGKTIVGEFAVHLALTEGRKCFYTTPIKALSNQKYADLVRRYGAAKVGLLTGDNTVNGEAPIVVMTTEVLRNMLYAGSQTLGGLGYVVMDEVHYLADRFRGAVWEEVIIHLPESVTLVSLSATVSNAEEFGDWLDTVRGGTKVIVSEHRPVPLWQHVMAGHRMFDLFAEPERDGRPKAGGRPGKSVNPELVRLARAENDRTAHFSRRGRGRGMPKGRPGRVWTPNRIDVIERLDREGLLPAITFVFSRAGCEAAVQQCVQAGLRLTDDAERAQIRELVEGRTEAIPSEDLHVLGYFEWLDALERGFAAHHAGMLPAFKEVVEELFVRGLVKAVFATETLALGINMPARSVVLEKLTKWNGETHADVTPGEYTQLTGRAGRRGIDIEGHAVVLWQRGLDPEALGGLAGTRTYPLKSSFRPSYNMAVNLVHQFGRHRSRELLETSFAQFQADRSVVGIARQVQRNEEGLEGYREAMTCHLGDFDEYMSLRRELKERETRLAKEGAAQRRAGAADSLERLRPGDVIHVPAGKFAGLAVVLDPGVPPVGRHGHRQQWQEGPRPLVLTAERQVKRLALIDFPVPVQPVERLRIPKSFNARSPQSRRDLASALRTRAGHIEPPESARARKGRGAASGANDDPELSRLRKAIRQHPCHGCDDRENHARWGERYVRLRRDTEQLERRMRSRTNSVARTFDRVCAVLTDLDYLKGDQVTEDGMRLARLYGDLDLLASECLREGVWNGLDPAELAACVSALVYESRQSDDPIPDRLPEGRAKHALHEMVRIWGRLDALEDEHGVTQQDNWSRREPDLGFAWAVHRWASGDGLNSVLREADMPAGDFVRWTKQVIDVLGQLQDAAPADGEVRRNARKAVDAVLRGIIAYSSVA; this is encoded by the coding sequence ATGAACCCTTCCGCGCGCGCTGATGAGACACCCCTCGACCAGGGCGAACAGGACTACGAGGAGCTCAGCCCCGCCGAGCGGTACCGGCTCGCGAGGCGTCGCGCCGCCGAGCAGGCCACCGCGCTCTACGCCTTCCGCGAGCTCTACGAGTTCCCCCTGGACGAGTTCCAGGTGGAGGCCTGCGAGGCGCTGGAGGCCGGCCACGGCGTGCTGGTCGCCGCCCCGACCGGCTCCGGCAAGACCATCGTCGGCGAGTTCGCCGTCCACCTGGCCCTCACCGAGGGCCGGAAGTGCTTCTACACCACGCCGATCAAGGCCCTCTCCAACCAGAAGTACGCCGATCTGGTCCGCCGCTACGGAGCGGCCAAGGTCGGCCTGCTGACCGGGGACAACACGGTCAACGGCGAGGCGCCGATCGTGGTGATGACCACCGAGGTGCTGCGGAACATGCTCTACGCGGGCTCGCAGACGCTCGGAGGCCTCGGCTATGTGGTCATGGACGAGGTGCACTACCTCGCCGACCGCTTCCGCGGCGCGGTCTGGGAGGAGGTGATCATCCACCTCCCGGAGTCGGTCACCCTGGTCTCGCTCTCCGCGACCGTCTCCAACGCCGAGGAGTTCGGCGACTGGCTGGACACCGTCCGCGGCGGCACCAAGGTGATCGTCTCCGAGCACCGCCCGGTCCCGCTCTGGCAGCACGTGATGGCCGGGCACCGGATGTTCGACCTGTTCGCGGAGCCGGAGCGGGACGGCCGGCCCAAGGCCGGCGGCCGTCCCGGCAAGTCGGTCAACCCCGAGCTGGTGCGGCTGGCCCGGGCGGAGAACGACCGGACCGCGCACTTCTCCCGGCGCGGCCGGGGCCGGGGGATGCCCAAGGGCCGCCCGGGCCGGGTCTGGACGCCGAACCGGATCGACGTCATCGAGCGGCTGGACCGCGAGGGCCTGCTGCCGGCGATCACCTTCGTCTTCTCCCGGGCCGGCTGCGAGGCCGCGGTGCAGCAGTGCGTCCAGGCCGGGCTGCGGCTGACCGACGACGCCGAGCGGGCCCAGATCCGCGAGCTGGTGGAGGGGCGCACCGAGGCGATCCCGTCGGAGGACCTCCACGTCCTCGGTTACTTCGAGTGGCTGGACGCGCTGGAGCGCGGGTTCGCCGCCCACCACGCCGGGATGCTGCCGGCCTTCAAGGAGGTCGTCGAGGAGCTCTTCGTCCGCGGACTGGTCAAGGCGGTCTTCGCGACCGAGACGCTGGCCCTGGGGATCAACATGCCGGCCCGCTCGGTGGTGCTGGAGAAGCTCACCAAGTGGAACGGCGAGACCCACGCCGACGTCACCCCCGGCGAGTACACCCAGCTGACCGGGCGGGCCGGCCGGCGGGGGATCGACATCGAGGGCCACGCGGTGGTGCTCTGGCAGCGCGGCCTGGATCCGGAGGCACTGGGCGGCCTGGCCGGCACCCGCACCTATCCGCTGAAGTCCTCCTTCCGGCCCTCGTACAACATGGCCGTCAACCTGGTTCACCAGTTCGGGCGGCATCGCTCCAGGGAGCTGCTGGAGACCTCGTTCGCGCAGTTCCAGGCGGACCGCTCGGTGGTGGGCATCGCCCGCCAGGTGCAGCGCAACGAGGAGGGTCTCGAGGGCTACCGGGAGGCGATGACCTGCCATCTCGGCGACTTCGACGAGTACATGTCGCTGCGCCGGGAGCTGAAGGAGCGGGAGACCCGGCTGGCCAAGGAGGGCGCCGCGCAGCGCCGGGCCGGCGCGGCCGACTCGCTGGAGCGGCTGCGTCCCGGCGACGTGATCCATGTGCCGGCCGGCAAGTTCGCCGGGCTCGCGGTGGTCCTCGACCCGGGGGTGCCGCCGGTGGGCCGGCACGGCCATCGCCAGCAGTGGCAGGAGGGCCCGCGTCCGCTGGTGCTCACCGCCGAACGGCAGGTGAAGCGCCTCGCGCTGATCGACTTCCCGGTGCCGGTGCAGCCGGTGGAGCGGCTGCGGATCCCCAAGTCCTTCAACGCCCGCTCCCCGCAGTCCCGGCGGGACCTGGCCTCGGCGCTGCGCACCAGGGCCGGGCACATCGAGCCGCCGGAGTCGGCCCGGGCCCGCAAGGGACGCGGGGCCGCCTCGGGGGCGAACGACGATCCCGAGCTCAGCCGGCTGCGGAAGGCCATCCGGCAGCACCCCTGCCACGGCTGCGACGACCGGGAGAACCACGCCCGGTGGGGCGAGCGGTACGTCCGGCTGCGCCGGGACACCGAGCAGCTGGAGCGCAGGATGCGCTCCCGCACCAACAGCGTGGCCCGCACCTTCGACCGGGTGTGCGCGGTCCTGACCGACCTCGACTACCTCAAGGGCGATCAGGTCACCGAGGACGGGATGCGGCTGGCGCGGCTCTACGGCGACCTCGACCTGCTGGCCTCGGAGTGCCTTCGCGAGGGCGTCTGGAACGGGCTCGACCCGGCCGAGCTGGCGGCCTGCGTCTCGGCGCTGGTCTACGAGTCCCGGCAGAGCGACGACCCGATCCCGGACCGGCTGCCGGAGGGGCGGGCCAAGCACGCGCTGCACGAGATGGTGCGGATCTGGGGCCGGCTGGACGCGCTGGAGGACGAGCACGGCGTCACCCAGCAGGACAACTGGTCGCGCCGCGAGCCGGACCTCGGCTTCGCCTGGGCGGTGCACCGCTGGGCGAGCGGGGACGGGCTGAACTCGGTGCTGCGCGAGGCGGACATGCCGGCCGGCGACTTCGTCCGCTGGACCAAGCAGGTCATCGACGTCCTCGGCCAGCTGCAGGATGCCGCACCGGCGGACGGCGAGGTGCGGCGCAACGCGCGCAAGGCGGTGGACGCGGTGCTGCGCGGGATCATCGCCTACTCCTCGGTGGCCTGA
- the tatC gene encoding twin-arginine translocase subunit TatC: MSSDTQSEARGRRAPRPKPPKNDEGRMPLADHLRELRSRIVKSLLAIVLTTIVGLIFHSWALHQMTGPVCDIKSIHGLGRPSPGCPNGLLAVTGPLGGISLSFKVSLMIGLVLASPIWSFQLWAFVAPGLYKKEKRYGLGFAGAAVPLFLCGAGIAFWIFPKAIDILMSFVPAGMSSLIEGDQFLDFFIRMIVVFGLSFELPLLLVALNFVGIVTAERLRGWWRPIVFLIFVFAAIATPTGDPVTMCVMAVPICVLFFIALGVATLHDRRKLRRRAEDPDYGLGDDEASQLDLTPSVISEPVAAQPLDHTPEQVTASELPSLPAARDGGGEGDAMDDIT; the protein is encoded by the coding sequence GTGAGCAGCGACACGCAGAGCGAGGCGCGCGGCAGGCGCGCCCCTCGCCCCAAGCCGCCGAAGAACGACGAGGGGCGGATGCCGCTCGCGGACCACCTCCGCGAGCTCCGCAGCCGCATCGTCAAGTCGCTTCTCGCGATCGTGCTGACCACCATCGTCGGCCTGATCTTCCACAGCTGGGCGCTGCACCAGATGACCGGGCCGGTCTGCGACATCAAGAGCATCCACGGCCTGGGCCGCCCGAGCCCCGGCTGCCCCAACGGCCTTCTCGCCGTGACCGGGCCGCTCGGCGGCATCTCGCTGAGCTTCAAGGTCTCCCTGATGATCGGCCTGGTGCTGGCCAGCCCGATCTGGTCGTTCCAGCTCTGGGCGTTCGTCGCGCCCGGCCTCTACAAGAAGGAGAAGCGGTACGGCCTCGGCTTCGCCGGCGCCGCCGTCCCGCTCTTCCTCTGCGGCGCGGGCATCGCCTTCTGGATCTTCCCCAAGGCGATCGACATCCTGATGAGCTTCGTCCCGGCCGGGATGTCCTCGCTGATCGAGGGCGACCAGTTCCTGGACTTCTTCATCCGGATGATCGTCGTCTTCGGCCTCTCCTTCGAGCTCCCGCTGCTCCTGGTGGCGCTGAACTTCGTGGGGATCGTCACCGCCGAGCGGCTGCGCGGCTGGTGGCGGCCGATCGTCTTCCTGATCTTCGTCTTCGCGGCGATCGCCACCCCGACCGGCGACCCGGTCACCATGTGCGTGATGGCCGTCCCGATCTGCGTCCTCTTCTTCATCGCGCTGGGCGTCGCCACCCTGCACGACCGCCGGAAGCTGCGGCGGCGGGCCGAGGACCCGGACTACGGGCTCGGCGACGACGAGGCCTCGCAGCTCGACCTCACCCCCTCGGTGATCTCCGAGCCGGTCGCCGCGCAGCCCCTGGACCACACCCCGGAGCAGGTCACGGCGTCCGAGCTGCCCTCGCTCCCGGCCGCGAGGGACGGCGGCGGCGAGGGCGACGCGATGGACGACATCACCTGA
- the tatA gene encoding Sec-independent protein translocase subunit TatA encodes MGIGRGYEIIILAVIVLLLFGAKRLPDSARALGKSLRILKSEAKAMREDGSSTTASGQSEQTAAAPKTIKAAPGDVAEARPVSEQEKTTAQG; translated from the coding sequence ATGGGCATTGGACGCGGGTACGAGATCATCATCCTGGCGGTGATCGTGCTGCTGCTGTTCGGCGCGAAGCGGCTGCCGGACTCGGCGCGGGCGCTGGGCAAGTCGCTGCGGATCCTCAAGTCCGAGGCGAAGGCCATGCGCGAGGACGGAAGCAGCACCACCGCCTCGGGCCAGTCCGAGCAGACCGCCGCCGCCCCCAAGACCATCAAGGCGGCCCCCGGCGACGTCGCCGAAGCCCGTCCGGTGTCGGAGCAGGAGAAGACCACCGCGCAGGGGTGA
- a CDS encoding helix-turn-helix transcriptional regulator, whose protein sequence is MLSLVTYLRERPGARVGEVARAFGITEKELIGDLNVLPMCGTSFRGGDLLDIDTDGERIWWHNPDDVAQPLRLAADEATALLVAARAVAGLPGLRERDRQALTRAVAKLESAAGDAAESSARVGATFEAEGSVFADADRAITEGRRLWLRYYSYGRGEMTEREVDPLRLVTEGHTYLEGWCLLSEARRLFRLDRVADIKVLDVPAEPRPRELRDLSEGLVRPAPDDPEVVLEVGPGGRWVIEYYAYDTAEELPGGGLRITLRTPDPAGLVRLALRLGADGRITAPAALAARAREAASAALALYEDRIEDRIEDRGGDRIADPIGDRVGAGDRTEAAEGFGSGPESGAGAGRKRTTAEAG, encoded by the coding sequence ATGCTCTCGCTGGTCACCTACCTCCGGGAGCGCCCGGGGGCACGGGTGGGCGAGGTGGCCCGGGCCTTCGGGATCACCGAGAAGGAGCTGATCGGCGACCTCAACGTGCTGCCGATGTGCGGCACCAGCTTCCGCGGCGGTGACCTGCTGGACATCGACACCGACGGCGAGCGGATCTGGTGGCACAACCCGGACGACGTCGCCCAGCCGCTGCGGCTGGCCGCCGACGAGGCGACCGCGCTGCTGGTCGCCGCCCGCGCGGTGGCCGGCCTGCCGGGGCTGCGCGAGCGCGACCGGCAGGCGCTCACCCGCGCGGTGGCCAAGCTGGAGTCGGCGGCGGGTGACGCGGCCGAGTCCAGCGCCCGGGTCGGCGCCACCTTCGAGGCCGAGGGCAGCGTCTTCGCCGACGCCGACCGGGCGATCACCGAGGGCCGAAGGCTCTGGCTGCGGTACTACTCCTACGGCCGCGGCGAGATGACCGAGCGCGAGGTCGATCCGCTGCGGCTGGTCACCGAGGGGCACACCTACCTGGAGGGCTGGTGCCTCCTCTCCGAGGCCCGCCGGCTCTTCCGGCTGGACCGGGTGGCCGACATCAAGGTGCTCGACGTGCCGGCCGAGCCGCGCCCGCGTGAGCTGCGGGACCTCTCCGAGGGGCTGGTGCGGCCGGCCCCTGACGACCCGGAGGTGGTGCTCGAGGTCGGCCCGGGCGGCCGCTGGGTGATCGAGTACTACGCCTACGACACGGCGGAGGAGCTCCCCGGCGGGGGGCTGCGGATCACCCTCCGCACCCCCGACCCGGCCGGGCTGGTCCGGTTGGCGCTGCGGTTGGGCGCGGACGGCCGGATCACCGCTCCGGCGGCCCTGGCCGCCCGCGCGCGGGAGGCGGCCTCCGCCGCCCTGGCTCTGTACGAGGACCGGATCGAGGACCGGATCGAGGATCGGGGCGGGGATCGGATCGCGGACCCGATCGGGGATCGGGTCGGGGCCGGGGATCGGACGGAAGCCGCGGAGGGCTTCGGGAGTGGGCCGGAGTCCGGTGCGGGAGCTGGCCGGAAGCGGACGACCGCAGAGGCGGGTTGA